The sequence below is a genomic window from Theobroma cacao cultivar B97-61/B2 chromosome 6, Criollo_cocoa_genome_V2, whole genome shotgun sequence.
attaatcattttaaaattcatatatttatttagtaaatttattaatattttataattaacattTATACATTAACCTTTTAAAACCAGAATTACTTAATTAAGTCAAGGGGGTATGGAATTTCGGACAATGTTCCAACCAGAcgacaaagaaagaaacagagagagagagagagagatgaggATGGTATTTGGCAGGTGCTAAATCCCCGGAAAAAGACAATACCTTCGACTCTACTCTACGCGAGAAGATGGAAAGGCCCAACCAAGCACATTatccaaaacccaaaacagAACAAAGATGCTTGTCCGAATTTGAGCTTTCTCTTACGTTATATTGACGCTTTTTTCTCACTTCCAACGTGTCTCCCCTCTTTCACCAACTTTGTCCCAAAAGGAAAACCTGTTCCATGGCCGCTTCGCCCAGGAAGAAAAACCCTTCGGAATCATCGTCGGACCGACAGGCTACTGCTATTTTGGTCCAACCATCGTCTCCGAGGTTCCCGGTTACCTCCTCCGGGGCTCACCGTAAGATCGGGATAGCTGTTGATCTTAGCGACGAGAGTGCCTTTGCCGTTAAATGGGCTGTTCACAACTACCTTCGTTCGGGTGACATTGTCATCCTACTTCACGTGCGTCCCACGAGCGTTCTCTACGGTGCTGACTGGGGAGCCATTGACGTGTCACTTCCCGATGAGGATGAAACGCAGGAAACTAAGCAAAAGCGAGAGGAAGAGTTTGATTTGTTCACGAATAAGAAAATGAACGATCTTGCTTTACCCTTGGCGGAATCTCATATACCCTTTAAGGTTCACGTTGTGAAAGATCATGATATGAAAGAAAGGCTTTGTTTGGAGGTGGAAAGGTTGGGTTTGAGTGCTGTGATTTTGGGGAGTACAGGGTTTGGAGCTGCGAAGAGGACTGCAAAAGGGAGGTTGGGAAGTGTGAGCGATTATTGCGTTCATCACTGTGTTTGTCCTGTGATTGTTGTGAGGTTTCctgaagaagagaaagagacagATGGCTGTGGAAAAGTTGAAGGGAAAATTGGGTTCGATAAAGATGGAGAAGTTTTATGTCCTTTAGTGGAGGAAGAGGAACAGGAGTTCCACGATGCCATGGATAAACACTCAGCAGGTGTGGTTTTTTTAATTCCATAGTTTCATCTGCTATACTGATATTTGTTTTGGAATTTGGGTTGTTTATTAGTTGATGTTTTTATTGCATTTTGAGTATGTCTTGCATTTGTGCATTTGGGTTCCGATCTGATGTTATGAATTCGAACTAATATGGCAGAAAGTGTCATTGGTTGATTATTTTCATCTGAGATCATCTAAGAATGGCACGCACATTGTTGTATTCTTCATTCTATTCAAAGAAGGAAATTGAAGTGGGGAGAGGGATTTTTGTGATTATAGGATTAAGCATCTCCTAGTCAATGGTGCTATGGCATTGCTGAAAGTGTGAACTTCGGGGACGCTTCCCATCTCTGTCTGTAGCAATTCTGTTCtctttatttgaatttgtttaGGTTGCATCGCTGATTTGCATATTGATCAGTGTTATgacattaattttcaatttttttgcattAGTAGGTTGCACCTGAGTGCCATACCTGTCATATTGATGCACTGCTGTTGTGTTCTGATGATGGCTGAAGGTCATTTACTTCATAATTCATTTAGCTTGGTGATTAACCTAGGGTACAACTTTGATTTAGCTCTCCCATCTCAATGCATTCTTTATAACTTGTCTTAGTTCCTTAAATCCTTTTAATTCAAAGATGTGTATCCTAGTCAAAGTAGTAAATTCCTTTTCCTGGGTCAATTAAAGGAAGAACAATGACATCCTGAAATTTCTAACCTTTTAGTTCTGCTCTGTTTTGGTTAAGTTGACAGTTTCTCACTGTCTGTGTTTGCACAAAATACTGTAATTGTTTGGTGCCTCACATGCAAAATAAATGCTCTTTTTAACCGTAATAATTAAAGCAGATTCCTATTCAGTgtttgctctctctctctgttgAGTAAATCTTCTTCCAACCATAACTGATCAGTAACCCCTTCTAAGGACTAGTTCATGATTTTGGGTTTACATCCATTAAAATTGTAGGGG
It includes:
- the LOC18596989 gene encoding universal stress protein PHOS32; this translates as MAASPRKKNPSESSSDRQATAILVQPSSPRFPVTSSGAHRKIGIAVDLSDESAFAVKWAVHNYLRSGDIVILLHVRPTSVLYGADWGAIDVSLPDEDETQETKQKREEEFDLFTNKKMNDLALPLAESHIPFKVHVVKDHDMKERLCLEVERLGLSAVILGSTGFGAAKRTAKGRLGSVSDYCVHHCVCPVIVVRFPEEEKETDGCGKVEGKIGFDKDGEVLCPLVEEEEQEFHDAMDKHSADMQKAS